The following is a genomic window from Mycolicibacterium sp. TY81.
CATCGGCCGGGTGGATCTGCATGCCCGGCACGGCCTGACGGCAACGGTCCTCGGCGACGACGACCCGATGCGCGAGATCATCTACATCAGCGGCACTCTCGGCTGAGCGGCTAAAAGCGGTAGTCCCCCAGCCAGAGAGCGCTGACCCCGGTCATCGACCGCTCGGCCTGGCCGAGGGCACCGACCAGCGACCGGCCGAGCAGCGCCGCGACCGCTTCCGGCAACGACGCCGCGGCCGGCTGCGACGAGGCCTTGGGTCGCACGTGATCCAGCAGGGACGAGCCCGGGTAGTTGACGACCTTGGCGGTCGCATCGGGATCGAGCCCGGCCAGCACCTTGGCCCGGCGGACGGCGGTCCGCAGCCCACCGAGTTCGTCGACCAGGCCGCGTTCCAGCGCGTCGGCACCGGTCCAGATGCGGCCGCGGGCCACCTGCTCGACGGCCTCGACCGGCAGGTTGCGGCCGTCGGCGACGCGCTCCACGAAGTCGGTGTAGAAGAGGTCCGCCTCGGCCACCACGTGCGCGTGCTGCGCTTCGGTGAACGGCTGGTTGGCCGACCAGGCGTCCGCATTCTCGTTGGTGCGCACGGCATCCGAGCCGACACCTAGCCGTTCCTTGAGACCCTTGGTGACGAGCTTGCCCGTCACGACGCCGATGGATCCGGTGATGGTGCCGGCGTTGGCGACGATGTGGTCGGCCGCCATCGAAACGTAGTAACCGCCCGACGCGGCGACCGCGCCCATCGACGCGACGACCGGCTTGCCCGCCTCGCGCAGTCGCGCCACCTCGCGCCAGATCGTCTCCGACCCGGTGACCGCACCACCCGGGCTGTCGACCCGCAGCACGACAGCCGTGACGTCGTCGTCCGCGGCGGCTTCCCGTAGGGCCGCAGCGATGGTGTCGCCGCCGACGCTCGACGGTCCGGGCGGGAAGGCGCTCGGACCGCCGCGGCCGCTGACGATGGGCCCGGCCATGGTGACGACGGCGATGGTCGGCTTGTGCTTGATGCCCGGCAGCGGCGGCACCTCGGGCAGCGTGTGTCCCGCGGTGGCCTTGGCGTACCGGGACAGGAACAGCCGCGGCGGCGCTTCCTTGCCGTCGGATTCCGCTGCGCCACCGGTCAATTCGCCGACCCGGGCATAGGCCTCGTCGCGGAAACCGATGCGGTCCACCAGGTTGGCGGCGAGCGCGTCGTCACGCAGCAGCGGCGCCCGGTCGACCAGGGCGTCGAGCTCGCCGGCGTCGACGCCGCGGGATTCCGCGATGGCGGTCAGCACCTGGGCATGCAGGCTCTCGATGAGGCGGCCGTCGGCCTCGCGGTGTGGCTCGGTGTAGCGGTCCTGCGTGAACATGTTGGCCGCCGACTTGTACTCGCCGCGCGCGACGAACTGTGCCTCGATGCCGGCCTTGTCGAACGCGTCGCGCAGGAACAGCGCGTTGGTGGCGAAACCGACCAGCCCGACGGTGCCCGACGGCTGCATCCACACTTCCCGGAACGCCGAGGCCAGGTAGTACGACATGGTCCCCGGGTAGGTCTCGGCCCAGGCGATGGACGGCTTGATGGCGCTGAACGCGGCGATGGCGTCGCGCAGCTCCTGCACCGGACCCGCTGCGGCAGCGGGCAATTGGACCCGGGCGATCAGGCCGGCTACGCGCTTGTCGTCGGCTGCGCGGTGGATGGCGGCGACGGCGTCGCGCAGCACGAGGGGCCGCGAGTTGCCCATGACGAAGGCGATCGGGTCGAAGCCGGCGGTCTCCGGCGGCACGGCCTGCAGGTCGAGTTCCAGTACGCAGCCGTTGGGCACGCCGTGGTGACGTGCGGTGTCGACTTTGCGGACCAGGGCTCGCAACTCGTCGGGGCCGGGGAGACCGGGCAGGCTTGGCCGGAAAGCAAACATGTTCCGAGCCTACCGATTCGCCGTCGCATGCCGAGCCGACGCAAAACTGTCCATTTCGTGCCCGGTTTCGACAGTTTTGCGTCTCCTCGCGGGTGATGATCGACGCCATGGTGCTCAAGGTCTCCGTCTCCCCTGATCTGGTCCACGGCGATGCCGACGACGGCTACGGCAAGGTCGCCGACGCGTTCCGGGCCAACTTCGCGGCCGGGGGCGAGGTCGGCGCGGCGCTGTGCGTCTACCGTGACGGCCGCAAGGTCGTCGACATGTGGGGCGGCTACCGCGACGGCATCAGCCGGGCGCCGTGGCAGGCCGACACCATGGTCAACATGTTCTCGTCAACGAAAGGTGTTGCCGCCCTAGCCGTTGCGCACGCGGTGTCGAAGGGGCTCTTCGATTACGACGAGCGGGTCAGCACGTACTGGCCCGAGTTCGCCGCGCAGGACAAGGGCGACGTCACCGTGCGTCAGCTGCTGGCGCACCAGGCGGGCCTGTGCGTCCTGACGCCCAACCCGCTGCTGTCCGACATCGCCGACCCGGTGCGACTCTCCGCCATCCTCGCCGCGCAGAAACCCGCATGGACGCCCGGCACCCGGCACGGGTATCACGCCATCACCATCGGCTGGTACGAGTCCGAGCTGATCCGTCGCACCGATGGCCGTACACTCGGCCGCTATCTCGCCGAGGAGATCACCGGGCCGTCGGGCCTCGACCTGTACATCGGTCTGCCGGACTCGGTCGATCGGAACCGGCTCGCCACGTTGCACCATTGGCAGCGTTACGAGTCCTTGCGGCACCTCGACGTCATGCCGGCCGGGTTCCTGATCGGCAGCCTCAACCCGCGCGGGTTGCTGGCCAGGACCGCCGCCATCCCCGCCGACATCGACCCCTACGCCGGCGACTACAACACCGACAAGGTGCGCCGCGTCGAGATCCCGTCCGCCAACGGCACCGGCACGGCGCGCGCACTGGCCGGCCTCTACGGCGCCGCGGCGACCGGCGGGAGCGAAATAGGTTTCACCCCAGAGATTTTCGATGCATTGATCGCCCCGCCGCGCAATCCGTCGGGCGGCACGCGGGACATGGTGCTGCGGCTGGACGGCGCATACTCCCTCGGCTTCTGCAAGGAGTTCCCGCGGATGGTGTTCGGATCGTCGGGAAAGGCGTTCGGCACGCCCGGCTTCGGTGGCTCGTTCGGCTTCGCCGACCCCGACACCGGCGTGGGCTTCGGCTACGTGATGAACCGACTGGGCTTCCATCTGGTCAGCGATCCCCGCGAGCTGGCCATCCGGCAGGCACTCTTCCACGACGTCCTCGGCGCCCGGTTGCAGAGCTAGCTGCAGGACCAGGCCACCGAAACTGAGCTTGTGTGCCAATTCCCCGACGAACTTGGCACACAAGCTCATTCTCGGCGGACACAAAAGGGAGCCCCGGCCGAAGGCCGAGACTCCCTTTTTGCGAAACAGTTACAGCTCGGTCGCGCTACCACCGGCAGCGGTGATCGCCTCACGGGCGCTACCGCTGAACTTGTTGGCGGTGACGTCGACCTTGACGGCCAGCTTGCCGTCGCCGAGCACCTTGACCAGGGTGTTCTTGCGAACCAGGCCCGCGGCCACCAGCTCGTCCACACCGACGGTGCCGCCCTGCGGGAACGCCTTGGCGAGGTCGCCGACGTTCACCACCGCGTACTCCGTGCGGAAGCGGTTGCGGAAGCCCTTGAGCTTCGGCAGACGCATGTGGATCGGCATCTGGCCACCCTCGAACGTCACGGGGACGTTCTTGCGGGCCTTGGTGCCCTTGGTACCACGACCAGCGGTCTTACCCTTGGAGCCCTCACCACGACCGACGCGGGTCTTGGCCTTCTTGGACCCCGCGGCCGGCTTGAGGTCGTGCAGCTTGATGACGCTCATTTACGCCTCCTCAACCGTGACGAGGTGGTTGACCACCGCGAGCAGACCACGGGTCTGCGCGTTGTCCTCGCGAACGACGGACTGGCGGATCTTGCGCAATCCCAGCGTCCGCAGGCTCTCGCGCTGCTTCCACCGGGCACCCACGGTGCCGCGCACCTGGGTGATCTTCAGTTCAGCCATGATTATGCCGATCCTTCACGCGCTGCCGAGGCGGCGAGCGCTTCTGCCTCACGCCGGGCCCGCAGCATGCCGGCCGGCGCAACATCTTCGATGGGCAGGCCACGACGGGCCGCCACTTCCTCCGGACGCTGCAGCTGCTTCAGCGCGGCAACGGTGGCGTGCACCACGTTGATCGCGTTGTCGCTGCCCAGCGACTTGGCCAGGATGTCGTGCACGCCGGCGCATTCCAGCACCGCGCGAGCCGCACCACCGGCGATCACACCGGTACCCGGGCTGGCCGGACGCAGCATCACGACACCGGCAGCGGCCTCGCCCTGAACCGGGTGCACGATGGTGCCACCGATCAGCGGGACGCGGAAGAAGCCCTTGCGAGCCTCCTCGACACCCTTGGCGATGGCGGCCGGAACTTCCTTGGCCTTGCCGTAGCCGACGCCCACCATGCCGTGGCCGTCACCGACGATCACCAGCGCGGTGAAGCTGAAGCGCCGACCACCCTTGACCACCTTCGAAACGCGGTTGATGGTGACAACGCGCTCGATGTAGTTGCTCTTCTCACCGCGGTCATCGCCACGGCCACGGCCACCACGGTCGTCGCGACGGCCCCGGCCGTCACGGTCGCCGCGGCCACCACGGTTGTCCTGCGCCGAACCGGCGCCAGCCTGGTCGGCCATCATGCAGTCCTTCCGGTCATCTTCAAGTAAGTCATTAGAACGTCAACCCGCTTTCACGAGCGGCGTCCGCGAGCGCGGCGATCCGGCCGCCGTAGCTGTAGCCACCGCGGTCGAAGACGACCTCGGAGATGCCGGCAGCCTTGGCACGCTCGGCGATCAGCTGACCCACGCGGGTGCTGACGGCCTTCTTGTCACCGTCGACGGCACGCACGTCGGCCTCGATGGACGACGCGGCGGCCAGCGTGGTGCCGGTCAGGTCGTCGATCACCTGGACGTGGATGTGCCGCGAGGAGCGGTTGACCATCAGACGCGGACGCTCGGCGGTGCCGGCGACCTTCTTGCGCAGACGGGCGTGACGACGCAGACGCGCCACCCGACGGGTCTCAGAGATGTTCTGGCCCAACGGCTTACGCTTGTCAGTCTCAGTGTTGGCCATTGCTACTTACCTGTCTTTCCGACCTTGCGGCGGATCTGCTCACCCTCGTAGCGAATGCCCTTGCCCTTGTACGGGTCGGGGCGACGCAGGCGGCGGATGACTGCCGAGATCTGGCCGACTTTCTGCTTGTCGATGCCGGACACCGAGAACTTCGTCGGGGTCTCGACTGCGAACGTGATGCCCTCGGGGGCCTCGATCAGCACCGGGTGGCTGTAGCCGAGCGCGAACTCCAGGTTCGAGCCCTTGGCCTGCACGCGGTAACCGACGCCGAAGATTTCCATCTTGGTGGTGTAGCCCTGCGTCACACCGGTCACCAGGTTGGCGATCAGGGTGCGGGACAGTCCGTGCAGCGAGCGGTTACGACGCTCGTCGTTCGGACGGGTGACCACGACGGCACCTTCGTCGTTGCGCGACACCTCGATGGGCTCGGCAACATCGAGAGTCAGGGTGCCCTTGGGGCCCTTCACGGCGATGTTCTGGCCGTCGATGGTCACATCGACGCCGGCCGGAATGACAACCGGCTGCTTTCCAATACGCGACATGTTCTCTGCCCCCTACCAGACGTAAGCGAGGACTTCGCCGCCCACGCCCTGTCGAGCTGCCTGGCGGTCGGTGAGCAGGCCGGAGGACGTGGAGATGATCGCCACGCCCAGGCCACCCAGAACCCGCGGCAGGTTGGTGGATTTCGCGTACACCCGCAGACCGGGCTTCGACACCCGGCGGAGGCCGGCGATGCTGCGCTCGCGGCTCGGGCCGTACTTGAGGGAAACAACGAGGCTCTTGCCCACGCGGGCGTCCTCGGTGCGGTAGTCGGTGATGTAACCCTCCTTCTTGAGGATCTCGGCGATGTTCGCCTTGATCTTCGAGTGGGGCAGGGTCACCTCGTCGTGGTACGCCGAGTTGGCGTTGCGCAGACGTGTCAAGAAGTCTGCGATCGGATCCGTCATTGTCATGACAGCGTTGATCAACCTTTCTCGCTGCGGTTCCCATGCATCACGCCCGTGTCGGTCCCACCTTGCGGTGGCTCGGCACGTCACATCGTGGGCCTGCTACGAAGTGTTTTCCCTTATCTGACCGAGGTCGGTCAGGGGTCGTGCATCAGTAGTGCAATCCAGTTTCAGAAGGCACATACCGATCGGCCATCGGACGAAAACGCCCATGGCAACCTGCCCAGTGTAGACAATGCGCAGCTCAGGGCCAAATCCGTGCGAGGGAGGGGCTTCCAGTGGCGAATATGCGACCCGACCGGTGGATTGCCGCGCAGATTCTGGCGAATTCGCCGCTCATTGCGGCATTTTCGGCGGCGCCTCGCCCGCATGCACATCGCAGATCCGCGTGGCGAGTACCTGAGTTCAATCGTGCGGCAATGTGCCGGCGATTATTGCACTCAGGGACGTCCGACGGCTCGGAACCATCCCTGGCTTCAATCACCATGGCTGCCAGTGCCTCGTGATTGAAGCTACGCATCTTCCCGGGCCGGGGCTTCTGCCTGCCCGGGCG
Proteins encoded in this region:
- the sppA gene encoding signal peptide peptidase SppA → MFAFRPSLPGLPGPDELRALVRKVDTARHHGVPNGCVLELDLQAVPPETAGFDPIAFVMGNSRPLVLRDAVAAIHRAADDKRVAGLIARVQLPAAAAGPVQELRDAIAAFSAIKPSIAWAETYPGTMSYYLASAFREVWMQPSGTVGLVGFATNALFLRDAFDKAGIEAQFVARGEYKSAANMFTQDRYTEPHREADGRLIESLHAQVLTAIAESRGVDAGELDALVDRAPLLRDDALAANLVDRIGFRDEAYARVGELTGGAAESDGKEAPPRLFLSRYAKATAGHTLPEVPPLPGIKHKPTIAVVTMAGPIVSGRGGPSAFPPGPSSVGGDTIAAALREAAADDDVTAVVLRVDSPGGAVTGSETIWREVARLREAGKPVVASMGAVAASGGYYVSMAADHIVANAGTITGSIGVVTGKLVTKGLKERLGVGSDAVRTNENADAWSANQPFTEAQHAHVVAEADLFYTDFVERVADGRNLPVEAVEQVARGRIWTGADALERGLVDELGGLRTAVRRAKVLAGLDPDATAKVVNYPGSSLLDHVRPKASSQPAAASLPEAVAALLGRSLVGALGQAERSMTGVSALWLGDYRF
- a CDS encoding serine hydrolase domain-containing protein, with the protein product MVLKVSVSPDLVHGDADDGYGKVADAFRANFAAGGEVGAALCVYRDGRKVVDMWGGYRDGISRAPWQADTMVNMFSSTKGVAALAVAHAVSKGLFDYDERVSTYWPEFAAQDKGDVTVRQLLAHQAGLCVLTPNPLLSDIADPVRLSAILAAQKPAWTPGTRHGYHAITIGWYESELIRRTDGRTLGRYLAEEITGPSGLDLYIGLPDSVDRNRLATLHHWQRYESLRHLDVMPAGFLIGSLNPRGLLARTAAIPADIDPYAGDYNTDKVRRVEIPSANGTGTARALAGLYGAAATGGSEIGFTPEIFDALIAPPRNPSGGTRDMVLRLDGAYSLGFCKEFPRMVFGSSGKAFGTPGFGGSFGFADPDTGVGFGYVMNRLGFHLVSDPRELAIRQALFHDVLGARLQS
- the rplO gene encoding 50S ribosomal protein L15, translated to MSVIKLHDLKPAAGSKKAKTRVGRGEGSKGKTAGRGTKGTKARKNVPVTFEGGQMPIHMRLPKLKGFRNRFRTEYAVVNVGDLAKAFPQGGTVGVDELVAAGLVRKNTLVKVLGDGKLAVKVDVTANKFSGSAREAITAAGGSATEL
- the rpmD gene encoding 50S ribosomal protein L30 is translated as MAELKITQVRGTVGARWKQRESLRTLGLRKIRQSVVREDNAQTRGLLAVVNHLVTVEEA
- the rpsE gene encoding 30S ribosomal protein S5, with translation MADQAGAGSAQDNRGGRGDRDGRGRRDDRGGRGRGDDRGEKSNYIERVVTINRVSKVVKGGRRFSFTALVIVGDGHGMVGVGYGKAKEVPAAIAKGVEEARKGFFRVPLIGGTIVHPVQGEAAAGVVMLRPASPGTGVIAGGAARAVLECAGVHDILAKSLGSDNAINVVHATVAALKQLQRPEEVAARRGLPIEDVAPAGMLRARREAEALAASAAREGSA
- the rplR gene encoding 50S ribosomal protein L18 — protein: MANTETDKRKPLGQNISETRRVARLRRHARLRKKVAGTAERPRLMVNRSSRHIHVQVIDDLTGTTLAAASSIEADVRAVDGDKKAVSTRVGQLIAERAKAAGISEVVFDRGGYSYGGRIAALADAARESGLTF
- the rplF gene encoding 50S ribosomal protein L6, whose amino-acid sequence is MSRIGKQPVVIPAGVDVTIDGQNIAVKGPKGTLTLDVAEPIEVSRNDEGAVVVTRPNDERRNRSLHGLSRTLIANLVTGVTQGYTTKMEIFGVGYRVQAKGSNLEFALGYSHPVLIEAPEGITFAVETPTKFSVSGIDKQKVGQISAVIRRLRRPDPYKGKGIRYEGEQIRRKVGKTGK
- the rpsH gene encoding 30S ribosomal protein S8, which encodes MTMTDPIADFLTRLRNANSAYHDEVTLPHSKIKANIAEILKKEGYITDYRTEDARVGKSLVVSLKYGPSRERSIAGLRRVSKPGLRVYAKSTNLPRVLGGLGVAIISTSSGLLTDRQAARQGVGGEVLAYVW